From the Manihot esculenta cultivar AM560-2 chromosome 3, M.esculenta_v8, whole genome shotgun sequence genome, one window contains:
- the LOC110610920 gene encoding SEC14 cytosolic factor: MGKKEQQLQRDHKANEKVEAVLELLRKQTPLTLKQEKFCNDACVERFLNAKGDNVKKAAKHLRACLSWRESIGAEQLMADEFSAELAEGLAYVSGHDEESRPVVIFRIKQDYQKFHSQKLLARLLVFTLEVAIGTMAKNVEQFVLLFDASLFRSASAFMNLLLATLKIVAEYYPCRLYEAFIIDPPSLFSYIWKGVRSFVELSTVTMVVASLDFEESLEFSDFSSYPRASSLRFDSSSIKSTAKIGSCSSSRFSFTVSHHFDSLKPWYLTLTDASTYKVGPTTTSPSPLGPALISPNNARSFSFASPAVRTPHKSSIKGRSSGGGRLFPSTPLPQRVTPSEPMKISQPRTPRPSFLHSPASFFKKECHVNKTDKSRESFLPFLKFYRRPYDEMTYRSNMRPPLGGLISIVSSHLRRPHVSVSQRF, translated from the exons ATGGGCAAGAAAGAACAGCAACTGCAGAGAGATCACAAAGCTAACGAGAAAGTTGAAGCTGTTCTCGAGCTTCTAAGAAAACAAACTCCACTCACACTGAAACAG GAGAAGTTTTGCAACGATGCTTGTGTGGAACGGTTTTTGAATGCAAAAGGTGATAATGTAAAGAAAGCTGCTAAGCACTTGAGGGCTTGCCTTTCTTGGAGAGAGAGTATAGGCGCTG AACAACTAATGGCAGATGAGTTCTCAGCTGAGCTTGCTGAAGGACTTGCCTATGTGTCTGGCCATGATGAAGAATCTAGACCTGTTGTG ATATTTCGCATTAAGCAAGATTATCAAAAGTTCCATTCACAGAAACT GTTAGCCCGGCTGCTGGTTTTTACACTTGAGGTGGCAATAGGAACCATGGCAAAAAATGTCGAACAATTTGTACTCCTCTTCGACGCAA GCCTTTTCAGATCAGCATCAGCTTTTATGAACCTATTACTGGCAACGCTGAAAATTGTGGCTGAGTACTATCCATGCAGGCTCTACGAGGCTTTCATAATAGACCCACCTTCCCTCTTTTCTTATATATGGAAG GGCGTCCGTTCATTTGTTGAGCTGTCGACGGTCACCATGGTGGTAGCATCCCTGGACTTTGAGGAGTCATTGGAGTTCAGTGACTTCTCCTCCTACCCTCGAGCCTCATCCCTCCGATTCGATTCTTCGTCTATCAAATCAACGGCCAAGATCGGTTCATGCTCTTCTTCAAGGTTTTCCTTCACCGTATCCCATCATTTTGACTCGCTCAAACCTTGGTATCTGACCTTAACGGACGCGTCAACATACAAAGTAGGACCCACCACTACCAGCCCCTCTCCTCTGGGCCCGGCTTTAATCTCCCCAAATAACGCCAGGTCTTTCTCCTTCGCATCACCGGCTGTCCGAACGCCACACAAAAGCAGCATCAAGGGTAGAAGCTCCGGCGGCGGCAGGTTATTCCCATCAACGCCGCTGCCACAGCGAGTGACCCCAAGTGAACCTATGAAAATTTCTCAACCCCGGACACCACGTCCATCGTTCCTCCATTCACCGGCCTCGTTTTTCAAGAAGGAGTGCCATGTCAATAAGACCGACAAGTCTCGAGAGTCGTTCTTGCCCTTTCTGAAGTTCTATAGGCGGCCGTACGATGAGATGACATACAGGTCAAATATGCGGCCCCCACTCGGTGGGCTAATTTCAATTGTTTCTTCTCACCTTAGACGACCCCATGTGTCAGTATCGCAACGGTTCTAA